A genomic region of Aspergillus oryzae RIB40 DNA, chromosome 1 contains the following coding sequences:
- a CDS encoding uncharacterized protein (mitochondrial tricarboxylate/dicarboxylate carrier proteins): MSSNPAWRVTSPSHSGGSMLGPFSKAKWSYPTEYLKTRQQLLNPNDPKQSPVQLLTATVRQHGIRHLYTGSMAFCVSNASKSGIRFFAFDSAKKWMPTDSSSKVTSTGNMCAGLIAGVAESVLVVTPGETLKTKIIDDRAGAKVYKSASHAVRTILSTEGVSGLYRGTLPVTLKQSSNAMVRFTSYNFFLHHLTALTSTGAANGAPVWSTVVAGAMAGVVTVYATMPFDTIKTRLQALDGSQRYRGSFHCLRSIVTTEGTLALWNGTTPRLARLSISGAISFAIYERVVQWTGSLHG, encoded by the exons ATGTCTTCAAATCCTGCCTGGCGGGTCACGTCTCCCTCGCACTCGGGTGGAAGCATGCTTGGACCTTTCAGTAAGGCAAAGTGGTCT TATCCTACCGAATACTTGAAAACTCGACAGCAATTGTTGAATCCCAATGACCCGAAACAGTCCCCAGTCCAGCTGTTAACCGCTACGGTGCGGCAACATGGTATTCGTCATCTGTACACGGGCAGTATGGCCTTTTGCGTCTCCAATGCATCGAAATCAGGGATTCGTTTTTTCGCTTTTGATAGTGCGAAGAAGTGGATGCCTACAGACTCGTCCAGCAAGGTGACATCAACGGGGAATATGTGCGCGGGTCTCATTGCAGGAGTCGCGGAAAGCGTACTCGTTGTCACGCCTGGGGAAACATTGAAAACCAAGATCATTGATGATCGAGCGGGTGCGAAGGTGTATAAGTCGGCCAGCCATGCAGTTCGTACTATTCTATCGACCGAAGGCGTATCTGGGCTGTATCGTGGAACATTGCCCGTCACGCTGAAGCAATCATCGAACGCCATGGTACGATTTACCAGCTACAACTTCTTCCTGCACCATCTCACCGCGCTCACGAGTACGGGCGCAGCTAACGGCGCACCAGTCTGGAGTACCGTGGTCGCCGGGGCGATGGCTGGAGTAGTTACAGTGTATGCTACCATGCCGTTCGACACCATCAAGACTCGCTTACAAGCGTTGGATGGCTCTCAGCGTTACCGGGGATCTTTCCATTGTCTTCGGTCAATCGTCACTACAGAAGGTACTTTGGCGTTATGGAACGGGACTACTCCTCGTCTAGCCCGGCTCAGT ATCTCGGGAGCCATTAGTTTTGCAATTTACGAGCGTGTCGTTCAGTGGACGGGATCGTTGCATGGGTAG
- a CDS encoding uncharacterized protein (predicted protein), which yields MAPTEAEAAQPAPSKKVRLACRRCRAKRVKASNPQPISKDENYLTTPANVLPTSVMEVFQPVGTALGQVSRVLMSMAGIMDYPSHETSSHGVMPGSTGLNKN from the exons ATGGCACCCACAGAGGCCGAGGCTGCCCAACCAGCACCTTCGAAGAAGGTGCGGTTGGCCTGTCGTCGATGCCGTGCTAAACGTGTGAAGGCGAGTAATCCTCAGCCGATTAGTAAGGACGAGAATTATTTGACGACCCCAGCTAACGTTCTTCCAACCAGTGTGATGGAGGTATTCCAGCCTGTGGGAACTGCGCTCGGGCAGGTGTCCCGTGTGTTGATGTCGATGGCCGGAATAATGGACTATCCATCCCACGAGA CTTCATCACACGGTGTCATGCCAGGATCAACTGGCTTGAACAAAAACTGA
- a CDS encoding metallophosphatase domain-containing protein (predicted protein), with product MAEQPQPTVKTRFLVISDTHGRDSIPSSNEPADVAIHCGDLTMGSTLQEFQGAIKLLKQINAPLKLVIAGNHDFTLDPPAFQNKIREARRLQNIDPLLVEKEYGYCGQVRELFDHVDAKEKSGIRLLEEGTHYLNLQNGASLTVYASPYTPSFGEWGFQYSPHEGHEFAIGNVDLVMTHGPPRGVLDNTISGQRTGCEHLFGRVARSRPRMHCFGHIHGSWGAKLVAWRKTISEKPSHLTDIDSGQSTVIEKLSNIKASGPRAYYLTSHCADDANPLQHGRHTLFVNAAIEGSDGFPSHPAWLVDLDLQRAL from the coding sequence ATGGCTGAACAGCCCCAGCCTACCGTCAAAACGAGGTTTCTCGTCATCTCAGACACGCACGGCCGTGActccataccatcatcaaatGAGCCTGCCGATGTGGCCATCCACTGCGGCGATCTCACGATGGGGTCCACCCTGCAAGAATTCCAAGGAGCCATTAAACTCCTAAAGCAAATCAACGCCCCACTCAAGCTTGTCATCGCGGGCAATCACGACTTCACACTTGACCCCCCTGCATTTCAGAACAAAATCCGCGAAGCCCGGAGGCTGCAAAATATTGACCCACTCCTTGTCGAGAAAGAGTACGGCTACTGCGGGCAGGTTCGAGAACTATTCGACCATGTTGACGCGAAGGAAAAAAGCGGCATCCGACTTTTAGAGGAAGGGACACATTACTTGAACCTTCAAAACGGCGCGTCGTTAACAGTATATGCCAGCCCGTACACACCGTCGTTTGGGGAATGGGGGTTTCAGTATAGTCCACACGAAGGTCATGAGTTCGCAATTGGGAATGTTGACTTGGTTATGACGCATGGCCCGCCTCGCGGCGTCCTGGACAATACCATCTCCGGCCAAAGAACAGGTTGTGAGCATCTTTTTGGAAGGGTTGCCCGATCCAGACCGCGAATGCACTGCTTTGGACACATTCATGGAAGCTGGGGAGCTAAACTGGTCGCATGGCGCAAGACGATTAGTGAGAAACCGTCCCATCTGACTGATATCGACAGCGGCCAATCAACGGTAATCGAAAAGCTCTCCAATATCAAGGCCAGTGGCCCCCGGGCATATTATCTGACCAGTCACTGTGCTGATGATGCAAACCCCCTTCAACATGGGCGCCATACTCTGTTTGTCAATGCCGCTATCGAAGGCTCCGATGGCTTTCCCTCCCACCCTGCATGGCTCGTCGACTTGGACCTCCAAAGAGCCCTTTGA
- a CDS encoding uncharacterized protein (predicted protein), whose protein sequence is MTSADETTIPRRPAISTNGAGQERAHAPSPVLESAEHPLVEATTSSKRSYSMAEGPEMEQPIFVELGMLSLHSDSRQKHYLGSSSGLLFTRLIGIDSERSSTASPELVSTSSRSGHRRRLAPGRSQSREAYQALYDRLREVIPQNAAVIFGIWGANREQGITIIGGSQCVVRGLFPGDPRGSPISSSSLNM, encoded by the coding sequence ATGACTAGCGCGGATGAAACAACCATCCCTCGGCGTCCTGCAATATCTACCAACGGGGCAGGCCAGGAGCGTGCGCATGCACCGTCACCGGTACTTGAATCTGCAGAACACCCCCTCGTTGAAGCTACTACGTCTTCCAAGCGCTCGTATTCTATGGCAGAGGGGCCAGAGATGGAGCAGCCCATTTTCGTTGAGCTGGGCATGCTCTCCTTGCACTCTGATTCCCGACAGAAACATTATCTTGGATCATCTTCTGGTCTGCTTTTCACGAGACTGATTGGAATTGACAGCGAACGAAGTTCTACTGCGAGCCCAGAGTTGGTATCGACATCTTCTCGCAGTGGTCATCGTCGCCGGTTGGCCCCTGGTCGTAGTCAGTCACGCGAGGCCTACCAGGCTCTCTATGACCGATTAAGAGAGGTAATCCCGCAGAATGCCGCTGTAATATTCGGAATTTGGGGTGCTAATCGTGAGCAAGGAATTACCATCATCGGAGGAAGCCAGTGCGTTGTTAGAGGTCTATTTCCAGGTGATCCACGTGGATCACccatttcttcatcctcactcAATATGTAA
- a CDS encoding SMP-30/gluconolactonase/LRE family protein (predicted protein), translated as MDVYLNPLPPLLNNSIAKWAYISLAALANLPGQFNRTAFEAPWATSEISDEGFSTALSYLNTTDFVAYDSRFFDIIGPNATVEHVQKLAYQVHEAPCYIKDTNQLFFVEWGPPGGDDGIHSWQYLLDVETNTLRNITTNPPTYNVHGCVYYNHSIHVVTDGYSDLQTGELAKIDPHSHEKTTLLNNYLVQPFAGFNDLEIDQVGNFWLTDSKSGWGRQIVEFAPPTNPSVYFVERSTFRTKVVYTTTGNTNGIAISPDGKTLFIPETGVSKYFPKRTDPYGMRQLWAFDVSKSRSVLSNQRFLSNPISYFYDGVRVSRHGLIFCGAGDGVDVLDPDTGYTLGTIRVGGGENGAVSVAFGEHELSVVGKGGVWHVKGIQERLAREW; from the exons ATGGATGTCTACTTGAACCCGCTCCCGCCGCTCCTGAATAACAGCATTGCTAAATGGGCGTATATTTCGCTCGCCGCATTGGCGAATCTTCCCGGGCAGTTCAACCGAACGGCGTTTGAAGCCCCATGGGCAACGTCGGAGATATCGGATGAAGGCTTTAGTACAGC ATTGTCGTACCTGAATACCACCGACTTTGTAGCCTATGATTCGAGGTTTTTCGATATCATTGGCCCCAACGCAACAGTGGAGCATGTTCAAAAACTAGCCTACCAGGTCCACGAGGCACCATGTTATATCAAAGATACCAATCAGCTCTTTTTTGTCGAATGGGGCCCTCCAGGTGGCGACGATGGCATTCATTCGTGGCAGTACCTCCTCGATGTAGAAACTAATACCCTGCGCAATATAACCACCAACCCTCCCACATACAACGTACATGGGTGTGTCTACTACAATCACTCCATCCACGTGGTAACAGATGGTTACAGTGACCTTCAGACAGGAGAGCTGGCAAAGATCGACCCCCACAGCCATGAGAAAACGACATTGTTGAATAACTACCTGGTGCAGCCATTTGCAGGCTTCAACGATCTGGAAATAGATCAGGTGGGTAATTTCTGGCTAACAGATTCAAAGTCAGGCTGG GGCCGACAGATTGTGGAATTTGCACCCCCAACAAACCCGTCCGTCTACTTCGTTGAACGATCAACCTTTCGCACCAAGGTAGTTTATACTACTACTGGGAATACCAATGGTATCGCCATATCCCCCGATGGGAAGACATTGTTCATCCCGGAGACAGGGGTGTCGAAGTACTTTCCAAAGCGGACGGACCCCTACGGAATGCGACAGCTGTGGGCCTTTGATGTATCCAAGTCACGCTCCGTACTGTCAAATCAAAGGTTCCTCAGCAATCCCATCTCCTACTTTTATGATGGCGTGCGCGTGTCGCGACATGGGTTGATCTTTTGCGGTGCAGGGGATGGCGTCGACGTCCTCGATCCCGACACAGGGTACACGCTGGGCACGATTCGCGTCGGTGGGGGTGAGAATGGGGCCGTGAGTGTGGCATTTGGGGAACATGAACTATCGGTTGtaggaaaaggaggagtaTGGCATGTCAAGGGGATTCAGGAGCGACTAGCTCGAGAGTGGTAG
- a CDS encoding sugar porter family MFS transporter (predicted transporter (major facilitator superfamily)): MGAAGGGFSRDAVKQIPAEAKRLYIWLSVIWASYCGGLHGFNTSNISGAMSLDPFVRDFHWTDLSDAEVSNNSGWAVSSMLLGQVVGILVSGALGERRGRKPVIMAAAIFYTIGALLMCGNVGSFAELLVGRILSGIGSGFGMTAGAVYISEVAPQELRGMMTTFYNVNIMGGVAGSYWINYASQGVISSQSSWQWRTTFVLQAIPSVILFIGYPFFPESPRYLMMRGRVEAAHNSLSRLRGGLEESNDYFAREWMELQSKVDSTAEASTQSALKATLSLLKACISHAPTRRLLTFVTLIQTFFIMSGGNSITYYAPTILKSIGLNSKQVLLFTAVYGLIKVVSVFLYAFFFTDRFGRRPLLLIGSAINTVCLLYLAVYLGVADLSTSVAPSPAAWVSIVAICLFAVGYAIGWAPAFSLTASEICPTHLRGTIVMITFTYQNLLNFGITRGFPNMIISMKSYGPFALFTAFTGCATVWVFFAFPECKGRSMESASALFSLPWYKVGFQKVPTLDETSEIDDEEKGMSVHDEDVHAKEKDMRP, from the exons ATGGGTGCTGCCGGCGGTGGTTTCTCCCGGGATGCCGTGAAGCAGATTCCCGCTGAAGCCAAAAGGCTGTACATCTGGCTTTCCGTGATATGGGCCAGCTACTGTGGTGGCCTGCATGGATTCAATACATCTAACATTTCTGGAGCGATGAGCCTGGATCCTTTTGTCCGGGACTTCCACTGGACAGATCTGAGCGATGCTGAAGTATCAAATAACAGCGGCTGGGCGGTCTCCTCCATGCTCTTG GGGCAAGTGGTAGGAATCCTTGTATCAGGAGCGCTGGGTGAACGACGTGGGCGGAAACCAGTTATCATGGCCGCTGCCATTTTCTATACCATTGGGGCACTACTAATGTGCGGGAATGTTGGTTCGTTTGCAGAATTGCTCGTGGGGAGAATTCTTTCTGGCATAGGGTCGGGATTCGGTATGACAGCCGGGGCTGTATACATTTCTGAAGTCGCCCCCCAGGAACTACGCGGTATGATGACGACCTTCTACAATGTCAATATCATGGGTGGTGTGGCGGGAAGCTACTGGATCAACTACGCCTCACAGGGGGTTATCTCCTCTCAGTCTAGCTGGCAGTGGCGTACGACTTTTGTCTTACAAGCTATTCCATCtgttattctttttattggCTATCCCTTTTTCCCGGAAAGCCCTCGATACCTTATGATGCGTGGACGGGTGGAAGCTGCTCACAACAGTCTATCACGCCTCCGAGGCGGCCTAGAGGAGTCCAATGATTACTTTGCCCGAGAGTGGATGGAGCTCCAAAGCAAAGTCGACAGCACGGCGGAAGCATCCACTCAGTCAGCCCTCAAGGCAacactttctcttcttaaAGCCTGCATCTCCCATGCACCCACGCGTCGTCTTTTGACCTTCGTCACTTTGATccagaccttcttcatcatgtcAGGAGGAAACTCCATCACGTACTACGCACCGACAATCCTGAAGTCAATCGGTCTCAACTCCAAGCAGgtcctcctcttcactgCTGTGTATGGACTTATCAAAGTGGTCTCGGTCTTCCTCTatgccttcttctttacAGACCGTTTTGGTAGGCGCCCACTTCTCCTTATTGGGTCTGCCATAAACACTGTTTGCTTGCTCTACCTCGCCGTCTATCTCGGCGTCGCCGATCTGTCAACTTCAGTTGCGCCATCCCCGGCTGCCTGGGTCAGTATCGTGGCGATCTGCCTCTTTGCTGTCGGGTACGCCATCGGCTGGGCACCAGCCTTCTCCTTAACTGCATCGGAGATCTGCCCCACGCACCTACGCGGCACCATCGTCATGATCACGTTCACGTATCAAAACCTGCTTAACTTTGGCATCACGAGGGGATTTCCTAATATGATTATTTCCATGAAGTCATATGGCCCGTTTGCCCTTTTTACAGCATTTACTGGATGTGCCACCGTCTGGGTATTTTTTGCCTTCCCTGAATGCAAGGGACGCAGTATGGAGAGTGCGAGTGCGTTGTTTTCACTCCCCTGGTATAAGGTCGGGTTTCAGAAGGTCCCGACTCTGGATGAGACAAgtgagattgatgatgaggagaagggaatGTCTGTtcatgatgaggatgttcacgcgaaggaaaaggataTGAGGCCGTAG
- a CDS encoding uncharacterized protein (aconitase/homoaconitase (aconitase superfamily)): MVNTQMGVPVLDYHHAVVITQSRCVIDVSYTDVGFVLTFVGPQLFGVNYGEQLSNLDTVRQSSRRPLTLTEKLLYSHLIPSDDKVWSLQEIDRGKTILELRPDRVACHDATATMALLQFISAGLPRVAVPTTVHGDHLIVSEKGAEPDMKRALTEHAEVYEFLSSASRKYGIGFWKPGSGIIHTVIFENHAVPGGLIIGTDSHTPNAGGLAMMGIGVGGSDAVDAMSGMPWELVTPQIVGVRLTGQLSGWASTKDIICKLAGILTVSGGKGRVIEFFGPGTETLGATAMATICNMSAEIGSTSCIFPYTTAMGRYLTATRRAHVAQAAQGVQQALLQADEGSDKYYDQVIEIDLSTLEPHVNGPYTPDLAHPISELGKAVSQSEWPINLSHAMVGSCTNSSYEDLDKTRQLVAQARDAGLPRFKTPFLVAPGSEQIRATAEEDGILKELQEAGAVVLSSSCGPCVGSWDRKDVDVRGKEKNSVVSSFNRNFVGRHDSNPATHSFVTSPELVTAFAYAGRLDFNPLTDSIPVESVEGGKSFLFKAPVSRELPAHFATGEDTFQEPPSDGSSLSVIIDPQSDRLQLLTPFAPWQSGCATNMELLMKVKGKCTTDHISPAGPWYKYRGHLENISNNMLTTARNAFLPGNDPQMLGHTRNPITSGVEVVPQVARDLQGRGIRWCIIGDFNYGEGSSREHAALEPRYLGGVAVIARSFARIHETNLKKQGMLPLTFDDPLDYDRILEGDRITLTGVEDGELAPGRQVTMRVTPRQGASWTAQLNHSYHAGQLHWLRAGSALNHIKNTALAK, from the exons ATGGTTAACACACAGATGGGAGTACCCGTTCTTGACTACCATCATGCTGTTGT AATAACTCAATCCCGGTGTGTAATTGATGTTTCGTATACTGACGTAGGCTTCGTGCTGACTTTTGTTGGACCCCAGCTGTTTGGTGTCAACTATGGCGAGCAACTTAGCAACCTAGACACAGTACGGCAAAGCTCAAGGCGCCCTCTGACATTGACCGAGAAGCTGCTGTACAGCCACTTGATCCCGAGCGATGACAAAGTATGGTCATTGCAGGAAATCGACCGGGGGAAGACGATCTTGGAATTGCGACCGGACCGCGTTGCCTGTCATGATGCTACCGCGACCATGGCCCTCCTACAGTTTATCAGTGCGGGCCTACCGCGAGTCGCAGTCCCAACGACGGTCCATGGTGACCACCTCATAGTTTCAGAGAAGGGAGCAGAGCCAGACATGAAGCGTGCGCTTACAGAACATGCCGAGGTCTATGAATTCCTGAGCAGCGCCTCTAGAAAGTATGGAATCGGGTTTTGGAAGCCCGGTTCAGGGATTATCCATACAGTGATTTTTGAAAACCACGCCGT TCCTGGCGGCCTGATCATCGGTACGGATTCTCACACGCCGAATGCTGGTGGCTTGGCTATGATGGGTATTGGCGTTGGCGGTTCGGACGCAGTTGATGCAATGTCAGGAATGCCATGGGAATTAGTCACGCCTCAGATAGTCGGGGTGCGCCTGACAGGCCAACTATCCGGATGGGCATCCACAAAGGACATCATCTGCAAGCTCGCCGGCATCCTGACAGTTTCTGGAGGCAAGGGTCGCGTCATTGAGTTTTTCGGTCCCGGCACGGAAACTCTGGGGGCCACGGCCATGGCGACGATCTGTAACATGTCTGCAGAGATTGGCTCGACTTCCTGTATATTCCCCTACACCACCGCGATGGGGCGGTACCTTACAGCGACGAGGCGGGCGCATGTAGCTCAGGCGGCACAGGGGGTACAACAGGCATTGCTGCAAGCCGATGAAGGATCAGATAAATACTATGACCAAGTTATTGAGATTGACCTCAGCACGCTTGAACCACACGTCAATGGGCCGTACACACCCGATCTTGCCCACCCCATATCCGAGTTAGGGAAAGCAGTCTCCCAGAGTGAATGGCCTATTAACCTCAGTCATGCGATGGTAGGAAGCTGTACCAACAGCTCCtatgaagatcttgacaaGACGCGTCAGCTCGTCGCGCAAGCACGTGACGCTGGGTTGCCCCGATTCAAAACACCCTTCCTTGTCGCACCTGGCAGCGAGCAAATACGCGCCACggctgaagaagacggtATACTCAAAGAATTGCAAGAAGCCGGTGCTGTTGTGCTGAGCAGCTCTTGTGGGCCATGCGTTGGTTCGTGGGATCGCAAGGATGTTGATGTACGtggcaaggaaaagaactcGGTCGTATCTAGCTTCAACCGGAATTTCGTGGGCCGACATGATAGCAACCCAGCGACTCACTCATTTGTTACATCTCCTGAGTTGGTTACCGCGTTTGCTTACGCTGGTCGCCTTGACTTCAACCCGTTAACGGATAGTATTCCTGTGGAGTCTGTTGAGGGAGGGAAGTCCTTTCTATTCAAAGCCCCTGTGAGCCGGGAGCTTCCAGCGCATTTCGCTACTGGTGAAGATACTTTTCAGGAGCCCCCAAGCGACGGTTCATCATTGTCTGTAATTATCGATCCGCAGTCCGACCGCCTGCAACTCTTAACCCCGTTTGCACCATGGCAGTCCGGGTGTGCCACTAACATGGAACTGCTCATGAAAGTCAAGGGCAAGTGCACCACGGATCACATCTCTCCGGCAGGCCCATGGTATAAATACCGGGGTCACCTAGAGAACATTAGCAACAACATGCTCACCACCGCAAGAAATGCATTCCTCCCTGGCAATGATCCGCAGATGCTCGGCCACACTCGCAACCCCATTACCTCAGGCGTCGAGGTTGTTCCTCAGGTGGCCCGTGACCTCCAAGGGCGCGGCATCCGGTGGTGCATCATCGGCGACTTCAACTACGGTGAAGGAAGCTCACGTGAACACGCTGCCTTGGAACCTCGTTATCTCGGAGGGGTGGCCGTCATTGCTCGCTCCTTTGCGCGGATACACGAAACTaacctgaagaagcaaggGATGCTACCTCTTACATTTGATGATCCTTTAGACTATGATCGGATCCTGGAAGGCGATCGCATTACATTGACTGGAGTCGAGGATGGTGAATTGGCTCCCGGTCGACAGGTTACCATGCGTGTCACTCCTCGGCAGGGAGCATCTTGGACCGCGCAGTTGAACCACAGCTATCATGCCGGTCAGTTGCACTGGCTGCGTGCTGGCAGTGCGTTGAACCACATCAAGAATACTGCCCTCGCGAAGTAG